The following nucleotide sequence is from Patescibacteria group bacterium.
GCAGTAATAGTTGCCGTTGGCGAAGCGAAAAGAGGTTATCTCGGTGTCGGGGAAAGACCTTCTCAATCTAGGGATCGCAGAGAGGGATTGCCACAATTTAGAAAAATACTTAGAGATCTCCCTAAAAGAGTTAAACTTCTCAATTCTAATCTTTCTTCCATGAGAGAAAAAAGGCCATTTCTAAAAGAAATTGATGAATTTGCGGTTGCAGGTTTAACCGAATTGAAAAAATATTTAATAGTCCCATTTGATGTCGCTACTCCTCGTGAAGACATGAAAATTCGAGGTCTTGAGCCTTGGGAAAGAGATGAAATGAGTTTTTCACGCCAAGAATTGGCTTACCTTTCATTGTTATTAGTGCGTCAATCAAAAATAAAAAAACAATAAGATCTAAATCAAAAATTATAATTTAAAAAATCGTCCTAAACTGGGACGATTTTTAAATATCTTGAGTGGATAATAAGCCGAGTTTTGTTCCGCCAATTGGCGGAAGATAATCATCTATCTTTGCGGTGGGTCCCAAAATGTCCAAAACGAGCAGCTTCATTACCATATGGTGACATTTCAGTCCATTCCACCTTGCACCGGATAGGGTTTACCACTTTCCGATGTTACCATTGGAAAGAGAGGCTTCTTAGGTCCTCACTTTTCACCCTTACCACGCCTCATCGGCGGGCGGTTTAGTTTCTGTGACACTTTCCCTCGTTCGCACGGCCCTTCATCCCCAAATGTTAATCTGAAGGGTGCGGGGTATCCTGCTCTGTGGTGCTCGGACTTTCCTCTCCACCTCATCGGTGGAGCGATTATCTAATCCACTCAAGACAGCCTAATTTTACCAAATAAAGCCTATTTTGTCAAGTATTTTTCAAGAGTTTTTTGAGGTATTGGCCGGTGTAGGATTTGGCCACTTTGGAAACCGCTTCAGGGGAACCGGTGGCTGTCACATAGCCGCCTTTTTCGCCACCTTCTGGGCCTAAATCTATTAGCCAGTCGGCAGCTTTAATGACATCCATATTATGTTCGACGACTAAAACTGAATTTCCCATCTCCACTAAGCGATCTAAAACACCCATTAATTTGGTAATATCTTCAAAATGCAAACCAGTGGTAGGTTCGTCTAAAATATACAGGGTTGAACCGGTGGCTTTGCGCGATAATTCCGTGGCTAATTTAACCCGCTGCGCTTCCCCACCAGACAAGGTAATTGCCGATTGTCCCAAATGAATATAGCCTAAACCAACGTCGTCTAAAATTTTTAATTTTTCTCGAACTTGGGGAATATTTTCAAAAAATCCAAGAGCCTCAACCACCGTCATTTCCAAAACATCCGCAATAGTTTTGCCTCGAAAATGGATTTCCAAAGCTTCTTTGTTGTATCTTTTGCCTTTACATTCTTCGCAGGTGATCCAAATATCGGGTAAAAAATGCATTTCAATTTTTATCTGACCTTCGCCATGGCAAGTCTCACATCTGCCGCCCTTAACATTAAAGGAAAAACGACCGGCACGATATCCTCTAAGTTTCGCTTCTGGAGTTGAGGCAAAAAGTTCGCGAATTGGTGTAAACAAACCGGTGTAGGTAGCCGGATTTGAACGAGGAGTGCGGCCAATCGGCGATTGATCAATCATAATGACTTTGTTGAGATATTCAAGGCCGCGAATTTCTTGGTGTTTGCCGGGCGCGACTCTTGAACGATGGAATTTTTTCGCCAAGGCTTTGGCTAAAATTTCACAAATCAAGGTTGATTTTCCCGATCCAGAAACGCCAGTAACACAAGTTAGTAAACCTATTGGAATTTTAACATTGATCTTTTTGAGATTAAATTCTTCGGCACCAATAATTTCCAAAAATTTATGATTAGGTTGGCGGCGTTTTTCAGGGATGGGGTTGGCTTTTTTACCAGATAAATATTGGCCAGTAATTGATTTAGGATTTTTTGAAATTTGGCTGACGGTGCCTTGAGCAATAATTTTTCCACCTAAATCGCCGGCTCCAGGTCCAATATCAAAAATATAATCGGCAGCTATTATAGTTTCCATATCATGTTCAACTACAATCACGCTATTGCCTAAATCACGCAAATCCTTGAGAGTTTTGAGCAATCTGCTGACATCGCGCTGGTGCAAACCAATCGAAGGCTCATCTAAAATATAAACGACGCCGACTAAACCAGAACCAATTTGCGTGGCAAGCCGGATTCGCTGCGCTTCCCCACCAGCCAGAGTGGCAACATTACGATTTAAGGTTAAATAGGATAAACCGACATTTTCCAAAAATTTTAAACGCGCTTTAATTTCTTTTAATATCTGGTTGGCAATAATTTTATTTTTTTCGCTTAATTTCGCGTCAAGTTTTTTAAAAAATTCAATTAGTTTTTCGACAGATAATTGCGCCACTTCAATAATTGATTTATCGGCCAAAGTGATAGCTAGGGCTTCGGGTTTTAAGCGCTGACCATGGCAAGTTGGACAAATTTTTTCTACCATATATTTTCTAATTTCCGAGCGAATAAAATCTGAGTCAGTTTCCATATATCGACGCTGAAGATTAGGAACAACACCTTCAAAATTTGTCACATATTCTCGAACGGATCCGGCACCGGATGAGACTTGATAAACCTCGTTGCCGGTACCATATAAAACCAAATTCAGGGTCTTGCCGCTTAATTCTCGAACCGGGACATTAACGGAAAATTTATGTACAACGGCGACCTTATCTAAAATTCTTTGAAACCAAGTAGAATGGGAAACAGTTCTGACCCATGGCCGAATGGCGCCCTCAGCCAAGGTTAAATTTTTGTTGGGAATTACCAAATTTGGTTCAACCTCTAATTTTGTCCCTAATCCTTGGCAATCCGGACATGCGCCATGTGGGGAATTAAAAGAAAAAAGCCGAGGCTGAATTTCTGGCAAACTAATCCCACAATCAGGACAGGCAAAATGTTCAGAAAAAATTATATCTCGGTCATTTTCAAAATCATGAATATAAATAATGCCATCACCCAGATCTAAAGCTGTTTCCACCGATCCTGAGAGCCTGGTTTTATCTAAACCCTTAGATAACATCAAGCGGTCCACTACGACTTCGATTGAATGTTTTTTATTTTTATCCAATTTTGGGACTTGCGATAAATCGTAAACTGATTTGTCAACCCGGACCCGCACAAAACCGGCTTTAGCAATTTCTTCAAAAACCTTTTTGTGCTCGCCTTTTTGGTCTAAAATAATCGGCGATAAAATCATCACTTTTTTTTCGGGTTTTTTAGATTTGGCAATTAAGTTGGCAATTTGTTTGACAATTTGGGTTGGGGTTTGGCTTTGTATGGGTTTGCCACAATTTGGACAATGCGGTTCGCCGATTCTGGCAAATAATAAGCGCAGATAATCATAAATTTCGGTAATGGTGCCGACCGTGGAACGAGGATTTTTAGAGGCTGATTTTTGGTCAATGGAAATAGCCGGAGACAAACCTTCAATGTAATCCACATCTGGTTTTTCCATCACCCCTAAAAATTGTCGCGCATATGAAGATAAACTCTCGACATAACGGCGCTGGCCTTCGGCATAAATTGTATCAAAAGCTAAAGATGATTTTCCAGACCCGGATAACCCGGTAAAAACGACTAATTTATCTCTGGGAATTTCCAAACTGATATTTTTTAAATTATGTTCACGAGCACCAATTATTTTAATTTTTCCGCCAGCAAATTTTGGAGTTTTTGGCATCTTGAAGCCTTTCTATGAGTTCAAATTTATAATATTATAATAATATGTCAAAAATATATACCAATGAACAATTATATCACGAATGTCAAGAGAATAAAAGTGTTATAAATTGCGTTTTTGAAAATTAAAATTTATTTTTTGGAATTTTTAAATCATTTGATATATAATAGAGTTAAATTATCAGCTTTAATATAAAGAGTTTAATTAAATAGATTGGAGTCTATTATGGCAATGTTCGATCAAAACAAACCGGTGACCAAGAAGGTCTCGGAAACGGTTGTCGGCGTGGATGTGAATTTAACTGGTAATTTGAAAAGTGACGGCGACATCCAAATTAACGGTAAGGTTAAAGGAGAAGTGGACACCAAAAGCGATTTATTTATTGGTGACCAAGCAGTCATTGAAGGTTCAATCAAGGGCAAAAATGTGGTTGTCACTG
It contains:
- the uvrA gene encoding excinuclease ABC subunit UvrA, whose protein sequence is MPKTPKFAGGKIKIIGAREHNLKNISLEIPRDKLVVFTGLSGSGKSSLAFDTIYAEGQRRYVESLSSYARQFLGVMEKPDVDYIEGLSPAISIDQKSASKNPRSTVGTITEIYDYLRLLFARIGEPHCPNCGKPIQSQTPTQIVKQIANLIAKSKKPEKKVMILSPIILDQKGEHKKVFEEIAKAGFVRVRVDKSVYDLSQVPKLDKNKKHSIEVVVDRLMLSKGLDKTRLSGSVETALDLGDGIIYIHDFENDRDIIFSEHFACPDCGISLPEIQPRLFSFNSPHGACPDCQGLGTKLEVEPNLVIPNKNLTLAEGAIRPWVRTVSHSTWFQRILDKVAVVHKFSVNVPVRELSGKTLNLVLYGTGNEVYQVSSGAGSVREYVTNFEGVVPNLQRRYMETDSDFIRSEIRKYMVEKICPTCHGQRLKPEALAITLADKSIIEVAQLSVEKLIEFFKKLDAKLSEKNKIIANQILKEIKARLKFLENVGLSYLTLNRNVATLAGGEAQRIRLATQIGSGLVGVVYILDEPSIGLHQRDVSRLLKTLKDLRDLGNSVIVVEHDMETIIAADYIFDIGPGAGDLGGKIIAQGTVSQISKNPKSITGQYLSGKKANPIPEKRRQPNHKFLEIIGAEEFNLKKINVKIPIGLLTCVTGVSGSGKSTLICEILAKALAKKFHRSRVAPGKHQEIRGLEYLNKVIMIDQSPIGRTPRSNPATYTGLFTPIRELFASTPEAKLRGYRAGRFSFNVKGGRCETCHGEGQIKIEMHFLPDIWITCEECKGKRYNKEALEIHFRGKTIADVLEMTVVEALGFFENIPQVREKLKILDDVGLGYIHLGQSAITLSGGEAQRVKLATELSRKATGSTLYILDEPTTGLHFEDITKLMGVLDRLVEMGNSVLVVEHNMDVIKAADWLIDLGPEGGEKGGYVTATGSPEAVSKVAKSYTGQYLKKLLKNT
- a CDS encoding polymer-forming cytoskeletal protein, translating into MAMFDQNKPVTKKVSETVVGVDVNLTGNLKSDGDIQINGKVKGEVDTKSDLFIGDQAVIEGSIKGKNVVVTGQVRGNLQALEDLEISPTGKVFGDLVTKNLIVKKGASFTGKSTMGENGKKELKPIYELEELKAKDHIKNS